From a single Miscanthus floridulus cultivar M001 chromosome 8, ASM1932011v1, whole genome shotgun sequence genomic region:
- the LOC136474851 gene encoding transcription factor ILI5 yields MSSRRSSSRGNISEDEINELISKLQALLPSSRRRGSGQASTTKLLKETCSYIKSLHREVDDLSDRLSDLMSTMDHNSPGAEIIRSILRS; encoded by the exons ATGTCGAGCCGAAGGTCGTCGTCGCGTGGCAACATCTCCGAGGACGAGATCAACGAGCTCATCTCCAAGCTCCAGGCCCTGCTCCCCAGCTCCCGCCGCCGCGGCTCCGGCCAG GCGTCGACGACGAAACTGCTGAAGGAGACCTGCAGCTACATCAAGAGCCTCCACCGGGAGGTGGACGACCTGAGCGACCGGCTGTCGGACCTCATGTCCACCATGGACCACAACAGCCCCGGCGCGGAGATCATCCGCAGCATCCTCCGCTCCTGA